ACGTACAAATATTTCGGGTGCATTTAAAGGCGTAACATACATGATTCCATTATCTTcctttttctataaaaataattttctggGGGTTTGCCCCGAATTTCCCTAAGAAGCTGCCCTGAACACCAATTGTCTAGCTACACCTCAGCCCCCAATTACTCGTAacatcttaaagatgcactcttactccaaaattagatttaccaaaataaatacaaatgttaaaatataccaAGAGGGAtggataaatgtcgaaaacaatggttctaacgAAGGAAactaagtttaatttgaaagaaaggtgcagaataCACGGTATTTCTTCCCTATAAGAcgatagtaaatattttaaatattttaccattcaccaatcatttaatatttttgcgttttcagctaataaatacactgttacagttttgttatcagtcaataatatttaccataaatgtattatttagtaagtagttcaaggtttatcactcaaaatttatgtttgttatacatgtgtatgtattgattttgaataaaagtgtaactttaagtcccttataacaagaTAAAGCTTttctcaatatatttattttggtatagaagattaatatttacattctaaaAGGTGTTTTAACCTTAAAGTAACTCGCTTATGTTTTTGgcccaaaaattagttttctcagtattgcttttaaaaacaattattttatcatcattttactCTTAGAAACGGATATtgcagaataaaaaaaatgaaagtatataacaagaaacatcgcgacgaaaccaggttttcaatgattgactgaAGAACTTCAGCCAATCGTTGTGGGATTCAGTTTCAGctgtatttctatttttagtaacattgaccttgacccttgtagcccaaaacacaatcacatgaaaggtatccataaattatttttataaaccaaGTGGCAATAGGTCAACCCTAACacaagttattcagtaccaaccatttttctatttttggtaacagtgaccttgaacttgacccCAGGGGCCAAAAACTCAATCCCATGCTAGGTCTACATCAACTCTTCCCATATACAAGtttgtcacaatatgtcaacccttaattattttattcagtaCCAAtcataattctatttttagtcaCAGTgacttgaccctaggggccgccaaacacaatcccatgagaGGTATTCATAACCTCTTCCTATATACTAAGTTCTGTCGCAATACGTCAACCCTATCTGAAGTTAATCAGAACCAATCTtcatctatttttagaaacagtgaccttgccCATAGGggcccaaacgcaatcccacgAAAGGTCTCCCTCCATAAATtctttctatataccaagtttatgtcaaaaCTAACTTAAATCAATCAAGTTAGAAATTCATGTTAAAAAATCAGCTCCTCAAGCTTGATACGCTTAGGAACttttgagaaatttgggcctgatCACACGCCATTGACCAATGCCAATGTTAAATGACATTTGACCAATGCCTATGGTCATTTGACCAATGCCAATGGTAAACGTCATTGACCAATGCCAAACAACATTGACCAATGCCAATGGTTAACAACATTTGACCAATGCCAATGTTAAATGACATTTGACCAATGCCGATGGTAAACAACATTTGACCAATGCCAATGGTAAATGACATTTGACCAATGCCAATTGTTAACAACATTTGACCAATGCCAATGTggtaaacaaaatttaaaatatacgcCATTCCTTTTCACAGACtttaaatgtcgaaaacaaatgTCTTTTCTTAAATTAACTTCAAAACACTTCACAAGAATGTGAATGCTtggaaatatataatgttataaaagaaGTAAATCcagaaaaaagacaaaatttcaTAGATGATATTTATTGCAATACTTAAAAGATTGTATACACAGATTctgtatacaaataaaagagACAGAAAAGTgcattcattcaaataaatggtaagctacacacatatacatgtatacttatatCACaagtattatttgataaattcatAGAACatcaataaatgtaaattgacAAAAgtaatattacatgtattcGAAAAaatccacatttttttttttcatggtacATTCCGAGCAAAATCTGCACCAACATTGATTGGAGGACGAAAGGTGTGATGAGATTTTTGTTAAGCACTCAGTTAtagtttttatcaacatttatatatcaatattatcaCGGACATATATTACATGGTACTTTAATAGCCAACCAGGCatcattcaaaattataatcaatGTAACTTTATTACAATCTACCTTACTGaaccttaaagatgcactcttactcccaaataagatgtaccacaattaatacaattgtttttattgatcgaaaatgatgaataaatatcgaaaacaatggtactAATGAACGATAccatatttaatttgaaaaagatgcagaaaacatggtatttctaccttatgagatgatagttaatcactgtaaatcttttaggacccaccagtcatttaatatttgtgcgttttcagctatttttacacagggttacaatcttgttatcagtaatcaatattttccattattgcattattgaatactttaaagtagttaaaggtttatcactcaaaatatgtgtttgttatacatgtgtatgtattgattttaaatacaagtatcaatttaaaatgaacatgaatATCTTGAGCAACACATCAGCACCATTTAAAGTGTGATATGTACCTAAAATAATGCTTAGAATTATGCACTCAAGATTAACTCAgatatgtaataaaaaaaagcaGTGTAAAAGTTTTCACAATAATATGCCGATGAACTTTATTGTATCaaaatttgttataatttgtttattacaGCCAATGGTCTATTACTTTAAATCATTATGACCTTCTCTCACGATGTTCATGTCCTGAACTACTTCCctaatgtttaacatttgaaatgacATGAGGAAATTAACTGCTTCAGGATACAAAGGAGTTTTGTTACATGTATCATGTAACACAATGTAATTAATGacgaaaataaatacatgaatttcaaGCGATCATTAGAAAGATTCACTTATGTACTCACGCCGAATGCTTGCAAATTACATGTCAACATTTATATGGTTGCCCCAATTCAATGAGTGGGCTTTATGTACCATTAActaccacacacacacacacacgcacgcacgcacacacactcaACAGCTAGCTAAGAGATAGAGACATTAATATCAGGTAAATAAGCAGTATTACAATGTACTTCTGTACTATGagaacaaataatttcaaatggcGTTTTATCATATAGCACACAGCACGGCTCAGCATGATTTGCGCTCTTTTTCAATGCACTATAAACTATAAGCATTTGTAGCATTTTCGcatcaaatatttacaacaaactGACTAGgtattaacaaattaattattaaaaatgacatttcaggTTCCcgtatcaaaacatttttaataaccAAACTTATAGAATTCATTTGAATACAAAACATAAGCTTTAAAGCTCTTTCAAAGCAGTGAATTCTAAATATCACCAACTATTAACAAAGACCTCTTATAAACCAGCTTTCAACAAAGTCGTAATGTATATTATCAAACGCAAgctgaaatgtcattttagtAATGCAATCAAACATGACAGAGGAATAAATCCAAACTAAAGACTCCTTTGCTTAACTGCTGCCAGGCTTgaatttctcgaaagttctttAGTCTAACaagcttatttcattaagccaaaCTTCTTACCTTAATCTCCACTTTtctagatattttttttttttcaagataatcaTTAAGAGAAAATTCCTCTTTTAAAGATCAAAAACCTTGAAGAATGGACAATATAACACATTATATACCCAAATAAAAGTAGTTAGACCAGCTTATTCTTgctataagggacttaagatgtttcaagAACAATGTACCAGGATTTTACAAAAATTTAACCCATTACAGCTTAAGTTAACCATGAAAAGATAAGCTTGTCAGTTGATGGAGTCATTcgcgaggggtgaaagcgaaaaggttctaagtgacattaaataaagaagcagatagaaccttttcgctttcacccctctaatttattatttatttttggcaatatCAATCTTACATTTCATGTCAGATGACCTCATATGACTTAGGTACCAATTGAAAGGGTATAATATTTGCTAATTATTCATTGGTAAAAAACaccacaaaaaaaacacaaaaaaacatattctgaCCATTCCTTCCTGTTTTGGgcatgaaacacattttttttactccTGAATAGAAAATCAagaatttaaagctgcactctcacagattgaacgttttgacaacttttttatatttgtcttggaatgacccatttttttgcagaaatatgaaaatctatgatctgattttttgtcagcaatcttacatcattggtttgcagatattcacccaaaaatttgctcttttcatgacaaaaagaaaaaagttgtagaaatggtatatctgtgaaagtgcagctctAAAATACTCTCTTAAACATTTTAGCGGCTGCTCAGAAGTCATCCACAAAGGATGGCCTTCATTTCAACAATCTAAACATTTAATTACGCTGCATTTAGATCGCTAAAGCTACAAATGCAATATGATTTGTAAGGATTTGtgtcaaacataaaataaatataacatgatgaatgtcaaataaaaagtcaatgaaaactatcaaatatagATGATGGGTACAGTATGTGGTATGgatattttcaagttttttgctcgagttatggaagggtgctggcACTCTGTCCTTTTTCTGGTAGCACctttctgccctcatggagaccaacatggacacccttctgccttcatagaattaaatgcttaagactgtcaaataataattttgttttgattaaaacttataatGCGAACACATgcaaactttacatatttggcagttaaaACCTAATAtcacttcaattaaacacaatccCTAACATTTTCTATAAAGCTCATAACATTCCAAGTTCTTTACAGGCCAAAACTATGTTCCCTTTTCTTCGACATCATCCTGGCcatcttctgcagcaccctctCCTTTACAAATCCTTGCTTAAACCTTAAAATGTATGTgccattatcattattattattacatagCAGTATGGGTGTTTGTTGAAAGACATAAAATGTAACTGACTCACACACAAttgataacattatattaacattttgataaacctACTGTTAACAATGTATTCAAAAGCCAGCAAAAAATTCTTTTTATTACGACAGGAAACATTTCAGTGaatatttatcaatcatttCAATGGCACAAAATGCATAAGTGTTCCATATATTCTTGTAAATGGTAAAAACAAGAGCCCTGCAAGTAGTGGCAACGCTCACCTGTTCTTGTcgttattatgtttttttcagttgaaaagaGGCACTACTCGATAACTATTAAGGCTGCATGTATGTCCATTCacttaaataacacaaaaacatatttcatgtgCTCTTGTAAGTTTGTAAACCAACAGCAACACTGTCTGTTGTCTTGGGCAcaactcaataattattaaaacctGAGTTATAGGCCTTACTATAAAACTGCGAATTGTCTCGGGTAACGTGTGTTCTAAACGTGTATTCCTGTTCTAAACAGGGGGTAAAAAAGCTAATATAAACATCAATCCTAAAAATTAACCAAATGTCTGTTGAGTACGAGGGATTTATGCCCAAAGAAGGATAAAGAGGCTCATACCCCTTTTGAAATGGTTTCCAAAActataaatattcatttcaaggtgaTTCATACTATTTTTGATGCAATTGTCTAAGCAAAAGGCTTTACAACTGTATAATAGTCTGAAGCTAACGGCCCTCAATCCTGAAACACAGGATTAATACAAACTTTAGTACCCCTGACTAAATCCCCTATATATATGTAGAGTGGCTTTTACACTATGGCGCGGACACCAAGGctttaacaatacaaacaatttttctttgaaaaacagaaaagctaaaaaaatacaacagaaaATGGACATTATTGCCAAAAAGTAAAAGCACATTGATAAATTTACAGTCAGATATATTCATCTCagtttaaaattcaattattttcacCTGCATGCATGAAAAATTTGACTTTACAGTGAGAGCAAGCACCTAGCTTTAAAATCCCCAACTCTTGTTATTTGCCTTTCATGTTTTTTCAAGCCTTACTATGTCATAACTTTATCACTAAAATAAAGACAGTAGATTATGTTCTGTAGTCGatagatttaaataaacattaggaacataatgatatttgttGTCCTTATTTTCTATCCATATATATTATCAGTAATCTTACATTATGTGGCATaactttgaaagaaattagcCAAAAAACAGAAGGGCTTGTAAAAATATGGGGTTTGGTCACATgtgtatcatttatatatatccACTTGTGAGTTATAATCTCATTATTAAATAAGCAAATTGGTATTCCggcttgttgaaaaaaaatctgatttctGAAGACTGGGCTAAGACAATCATGCAGGTAAAATTAATTgaacttaaacattttatagcAAATGATCAATTGAACATTAAAACACACTATCTTCCCGCTCAAAGTTTTCATGAGATTTAAAAGACACGAGAGAAAATAACAAAGCTCTTGACAGCACGAAAATATATCAGCACATTTTGGACACTTTCAACACTGTTTTCCGCACAATGAAGGCTTCTTCGATAGGTACAATATGGATTTCAATCTGTATGGGTTTTTGTCtagaattattttaaagattgcTGCTGGATTACTGATACAAACTGACTTTTCTGTTAATACATTTACTAGTGGGAAAACTAGCTTAGAATATgaagaaaatattacaattgaCAATATTACCAAactattgattattgtttaacatttcatcGAGTTACATGTACGATATGAAATATACAGTAACATTTAATCTTTTACATGTATACAGCACGGCCCATGCcagaaataaagataaaaaccCATAACAAATGAATTCCAAGTTTAACCACTATTTCTTCCTGTATGAAAATGCTTTCTAAACTTGCTCGACTGTAATTCATCAAGTTATCTATCCTTGCTGGTAAGCTTATCAATCAACTCTTGTAGTGGCGCGAGCTCTCGGCGCTCGATAAGGTTAAACTCCTGGACGAAgtatatgaaatgtttgaacGAAGTGTTGAGATGTGCTTCCTCGCTGAGTTGCATGACTTCTTTGAAGTGCTGATGGTATATGTGCGCGTACACTCGGAACAAGCgcttcaaaattgttttcgCACTGTTGAGAAAGTTTCGCGGGAATGGAACGcctgaaacaaaatactttgtaattataatgaattttCATCATAcactgaaattaaattaattgtttttctcTCCAAAAACTAatattcaaaatgcatacaaaaacaatttagaCGAtttaagggctattccatttaaacataaaacccacAGGTGGGTAGAAAAAAAATTACCCTAGGCTATGGGGTCCAAATTAGTTTAAAAAGTCATACATccatatataatgaaaataattgcctccccctgtgggttatatgtttactgGAATAGCTCTAAACACAAACTACATAAGTAATCTGTATCAAAGAGAGACTCAGAAAAATCTCAAAATTCTGTAAAATTTACACTATTGCTAGCATTGCtctttatcatatttgaattcactatggctaatatttatgttatttatcaGTTTGAATGATTTATGTATCTGTAATAAATTCAGATTAAAGCAATATGTATCAATGATAATACAAAAGCAAAAAAtaccattgaaaaaaatacactcAAACGGAGAGGTCTTGAGAGCATTGGCTTTTCTATGACGATGAACAATTTCTTCCAAATTAATACGTATGAAAATATGTGAAGGAAGATCATACCCTTACTTAAACTTGAATTATTAGGTTCAAAACTTTCAAGAAAGCCATGTCTGTTCTGAAGCTATTACACTTGCTTAATGGcaagtaaaatgtaaacatgcataataaacaaaaaacatagtGTTCAGTCTCATACctcagccaatgaaatcgccAGACAGATTCAAATTTAATCACTTACTCCTCGAAGAGCTCTGACAAACGAAAAAACATTAAGCAGATTACAACTGCCAATCTTCCATTGAATAGTAAAAACTCACGCCAAATTCCTATTGTAGTCATTGATtggaatgtttaaatgttttattcaaaagcCCACGCGTGCACACTGGCTATTATAGAGTCATTTGATAGTCCTTTCGAGTTGAACACtatgaaagttaaaaaaataattctgtatgAAATCTGCGCCTGTCTGTGCCTAGCCTTTCAACGTAATCCTTTAGAAGACCAATTATAAACACTAAACTATTTCTTCTTGGTTCTACATCATGATAAGATTAAGTTAAACAtctcatttctttaaaaaaaaacaactagaaaacataaatgtaaaatttacaaataatctaCGCAATTTCAACTTAAAATCAAACCCTGAAGTAATCATAATTCTCTGCTACCTATTTTGGATGGAAATAATGTCTCATCATCCAGCTGATCTTGGACCCAAGACATCAAGTAATCAATGTACTTTGGCGCTGAACATTTAATGGGCTTCTTCACGGTCTGTCCGTCCGCCCAGTGGTACTCATACTTTGGTCCTGCAGACATAACTGGGCATGTTTCCTCTGAACAAAACTCCGTGATTGTGCCATACAGCATGTTAATCTGGTTGAAAAAGTcaacagctgaaataaaaaaaaagtattttgaaagaATGCATATAATAAAGCAGAAAAGCTTCaaatttgaaagtttaaaactattttgcataaatgttagaagctttaattaaataaatttaatattaattaaaaaataactaagAAGCAAAGCACAAACAACAAATCCctgatttaaaaacataaatttgggaaacaattaaaattaagtGTCTATAAATTGGGAAATAATTTTCTTTCCTTTCATTGGGGAGTGAAGGAGATAATGAAGGTGAAATCCCCCATTACCCTATTTCAAAAAGATATCTCAGTCATAAGCTTTAAGCTTCTAACAAGTGCTCAAGTACACCTCCAAAGTAACAGGCAGAATCTAAGCAATAAATGTCCCTACTAtacttttattgaaacgcagcTAGTGTCCAAAACAAGTTTTAGCtttgaaatatctgaaatttAGCACTAGGATCTTGACCCAGATACATGATCCAAGCATATCACAAATCTAAATGCCTCCTCTTCTTCTCAATGTTTTGAGCacaacaacatgtataaatttgCAACTCAATTTCTTGCCAAAATCAATGGCATTGTAATTctgcatcattttaaagtatttttttctaatgcaAATTGCCAAATGACATGTGAGTTGCTTaggcaaaaaaacaacatactgtttggttagggttacatccttttcaaaaacaggtagggtagggaGGCTATTTTTCTATCTAGGGTTTATTCAAGAacattagtgttgggaatcggttgcaattttactatcgatgatcgaACGGTTCCActaagtaaccgattatcgctagtacaatcgttttttaaaatactagatggtacctgagttgtagttttattcgtgtacagtattaaactcttaatcattatatgcatataccttatgtctatgattgaagttattaagtgttgttgtataaaaattagttcattttcttgctcattgtggctttcatcagccattttgttaaagataacatctgaacacttactaatatatttctttatttttttttttcgataatcgattataactaaatactatcgattgtcgccaaTTCCAGGCTCAaccaattttcaattataatcgaTCTTCGGAACATCACTAAAgaacattattgtcatcattggagaatggtgttgaAGTTATCTTCTGTTTAAAGCTTTCAGGTTTGAAACTACAAATTTAAACACACAcgtaaaaaaaagatttttttttttttttttttaccaacacTATAAAAAAAGAAGTGTTGGCACCAATTTTATAGGTGGGGTTGGGTTACCAgaaccaaacaaattttttaAGGTCCTAGAAAAATGCTCTTGGATCTTGCTTTAAAACAATTCCCCTGACATATGTCTCTATCAGAAGATCAATGAGATCATGTCTGTCATCATAACACAATGATAAAGAAAACAGCTTTTTTCATTAGACTTTTTCAGCTATCTCCTGTAATTGTTATcattagtatattatacaatggtgatgtataaaaataataatgactaATTGAAAATATGACCGGCTTAATTGAGATGATGACTAATACAACATCCTTTTCATCTTATGTTCCAATTGTCTCATTTAATTAAAAGTGACAAGATCTGATCAAATGTAATTTTCCTTATCATTTTAACAGTTGATGCACCATcaaacgatatatatatataccagagttattgaaagtacatgtttcaagttttatctttgtttttacatttccgAACTGATTTATATATAATCCTACTAAAATTCCACTCTGACATCAAATGTGTGTTGCCTATGGCGAGCGCCCATAATATTTCTAGTTAATCTcaacatgaccttgacctttgaccctttTACCGCAAAATCAATTAGGGTCACCTAAAGAAATGACTATGATCAACATGCACACCAAGTTTGAAGAGAATACACAAAGTTGTAAACAGTAATTGATCGGAAACAAAATTGCCAATAATGTTTCTAGCTAAGGTATTTCATGAGCTTGACATTGTCActccaaaatcaataggggtcacctACTGACCATGCTCAATGTGCACACCAAGTTAGAAGACTCTACATTAAGTCTTCCTACggtaattgataaaaaaaaaacccactgtATTTTTATAGTTAAAGTACTAATGACattgaccccaaaatcaataggggtcatctacaatgACCAATGGGCATACCAAGTTTAGAGACCAGATCAGAAATGAAAGAGTGAGAGTGTGGCAATGATGACAGTCACTGTGGACAACGGCAGACGAAAGTACTCCAAATGTGTCTGCCCTGCTTCAACGGTGACAGAGTAAAAGAAGGAAAGatgaaatacaaattgtttGGTTTATTCAGTGCCAGCTAGGTTTTAAAATGAGAACCCTTTTCATCGAGGTGACCCAGAGATCAATTTCAAACCTAGGTGCATGTTAGTTTgattgggcctaaaaaaaatatatatttggttcgggttacccgaccctacctacggaataggcgccgaccctaccgtttttatagtcagtttgaaaaaaaaaaaaactaaaattttttttttagattaatcttttacatattttatttgttttaaaaaattaatatctGTTTCAGATAGAAATACAATTCAGTACATTTAAGCATTAGAACTCAACTTAAAggaaacaaacaatgaaatgaagatttaaagTTTTGCCTCTTCAAGTCTCGAGTCTGAACTCATATGGTTTGTAATCATTGCACAGAGTATATCACATGACTTTTTGAACAATGCATTTATACACAAACTATCAAACAATCATCGTGAAAACACATTATGATTAAACTAAAAGCAGAACACATACTGTTGACTGCCACCCATTCATTCAGGTCTTCTCCCTCTGGGAGTGCCACTGCAAGACGAAGGTTACCGCTTCCCAAGGTCACAGCAGCATGTTGCATCAACTCGTATCCATGGGAACCCTCTGGGATGTTCTTCTTTGGCTTAAAAGTCTTCGAAGAGTTTTTCATCCCACTGTAAAAGAAGgtttgtataatataatgaaagtGTGCGTGTAGATGAAGTTGACATCATGAAAATAGTTGAAAAGAGCTTCAAAAGGAAATCATTCTGGAGCTTGTTTTGTGA
Above is a genomic segment from Mya arenaria isolate MELC-2E11 chromosome 2, ASM2691426v1 containing:
- the LOC128211589 gene encoding MOB kinase activator 1B, whose protein sequence is MSFLFGMKNSSKTFKPKKNIPEGSHGYELMQHAAVTLGSGNLRLAVALPEGEDLNEWVAVNTVDFFNQINMLYGTITEFCSEETCPVMSAGPKYEYHWADGQTVKKPIKCSAPKYIDYLMSWVQDQLDDETLFPSKIGVPFPRNFLNSAKTILKRLFRVYAHIYHQHFKEVMQLSEEAHLNTSFKHFIYFVQEFNLIERRELAPLQELIDKLTSKDR